From Solwaraspora sp. WMMD1047, the proteins below share one genomic window:
- the cobA gene encoding uroporphyrinogen-III C-methyltransferase translates to MSRPEGADLYPLALRLAGRRVLVVGGGAVATRRMPALLATGARVELVSPELTPSLRALADVGRLHWLARRFTPADLDDCWLVQVAIDDPVAAAEVSAAAEERRVFCVRADDRTAATAWTPAVVRHGPVTVAVLGGGDPYRSVAVRDAIRDRLADGGIPVPPAGRTLRDGSAGPAGTGGRVALVGAGPGDPELITVRGRRLLAEADVVVADRLVPGLLLDELRPDVELVDAAKIPYGPARAQEEINRILVERARSGALVVRLKGGDPYVFGRGGEEVLACAEAGVPVLVVPGVTSAIAVPAAAGVPVTHRQVAHEFTVVSGHVPPGDPESLVDWAGLARLRGTLVVLMGLKNLAAITAALVAHGRPAGTPAAVVQEGTTGAERTVRASLDTIAERARTATIRAPAILVVGEVVTALSRQ, encoded by the coding sequence GTGAGCCGGCCGGAGGGCGCCGACCTCTATCCGCTCGCGCTCCGGCTGGCCGGCCGGCGGGTCCTGGTGGTGGGCGGCGGCGCGGTCGCCACCCGGCGGATGCCGGCCCTGCTGGCCACCGGCGCCCGGGTGGAGCTGGTCTCGCCGGAACTCACCCCGTCCCTGCGGGCGCTCGCCGACGTCGGGCGGCTGCACTGGCTGGCCCGCCGGTTCACCCCCGCCGACCTGGACGACTGCTGGCTGGTCCAGGTGGCGATCGACGATCCGGTGGCGGCGGCCGAGGTGAGCGCGGCCGCCGAAGAGCGCCGGGTGTTCTGCGTACGCGCCGACGACCGGACCGCCGCGACCGCCTGGACCCCGGCGGTGGTCCGGCACGGGCCGGTCACGGTGGCGGTGCTCGGCGGCGGCGACCCGTACCGGTCGGTGGCGGTGCGGGACGCGATCCGCGACCGGCTGGCCGACGGCGGCATCCCCGTCCCACCGGCCGGGCGGACGTTGCGCGACGGCTCGGCGGGACCGGCCGGAACCGGCGGCCGGGTGGCGCTTGTCGGCGCCGGACCCGGCGACCCGGAGCTGATCACCGTACGCGGCCGGCGGCTGCTCGCCGAGGCGGACGTGGTGGTCGCCGACCGGCTGGTGCCGGGGCTGCTCCTGGACGAGCTGCGCCCGGACGTCGAGCTGGTCGACGCCGCCAAGATCCCCTACGGGCCGGCCCGGGCGCAGGAGGAGATCAACCGGATCCTGGTGGAGCGGGCCCGGTCCGGGGCGCTGGTGGTGCGGCTCAAGGGTGGCGACCCGTACGTCTTCGGCCGGGGCGGCGAGGAGGTGCTGGCCTGCGCCGAGGCGGGCGTACCGGTGCTGGTGGTGCCGGGGGTGACGAGCGCGATCGCGGTACCGGCGGCGGCCGGGGTGCCGGTCACCCACCGCCAGGTGGCGCACGAGTTCACCGTGGTCTCCGGGCACGTCCCGCCGGGCGACCCGGAGTCGCTCGTCGACTGGGCCGGGCTGGCCCGGCTGCGCGGCACCCTGGTGGTGCTGATGGGGCTGAAGAACCTGGCCGCGATCACCGCCGCCCTGGTGGCACACGGCCGGCCGGCCGGCACGCCGGCCGCCGTGGTCCAGGAGGGGACGACCGGCGCCGAACGGACGGTCCGGGCCAGCCTCGACACGATCGCCGAGCGGGCCAGGACCGCCACCATCCGGGCGCCGGCCATCCTGGTGGTCGGCGAGGTGGTGACCGCGCTCAGCCGCCAGTGA
- the otsB gene encoding trehalose-phosphatase — protein MDSIDPALRAAVGRIARVPQLLVACDYDGTLAPIVEDPTKAVPLPESVAAVRALAALPQTTVAVVSGRALRDLATLSRLPSEVHLVGSHGSEFDIGFVERLSPELVEVRTRLRNELRQIVAGRPGVRLESKPASIAVHTRGADPQISAEVVQAVESGPAAWSDVTVTRGKEVVELSVIPTHKGLAVDQLRTQLSASAVLFIGDDVTDENAFGNLSGPDVGIKIGPGETKAGFRVAEPIEAARVLGLLLDVRRNWLFGERAVPIERHSMLANGRTVALVTPEGRITWLCHPKPDSSAIFADLVGGAPAGHFSVAPDRGGLPLGQRYRSGTMTVETRWSGLTVTDWLDHPLVDEAAGEQSAHSGDSTLIRVLTGSGRVRLDFAPRPEFGQVAVQLQPLGDGLLVLGSNEPIALYSPGVEWEVVADGGYEAARAVVDLAAAGGSVTLELRFGSHSLDHHRVPVHDRQLAAEQPWREWVNGLNLPIAARDLVARSALTLRGLVHEPTGSILAAATTSLPEELGGVRNWDYRYCWLRDAAMTARALVDLGSLTEAEALLRWVDGCVERTGGHPERLHPLYTVDGFELGAEAVIDTLPGYAGSRPVRVGNLANHQLQLDVFGPIADLLAAVVDMRGSVQETEWRVLESMVEAVRRRWHEPDHGLWEARLPPRHHVFSKVMCWLTVDRALQVIARHGGGEERPEWVGLRDRIGHNVLEYGWHAGAGAYTVAYGDEEMDASSLWIGLSGLLPDDDPRFLATVLKVEADLRSGPVVYRYRWDDGLPGREGGFHICTAWLIEAYLRTGRRADAEELFQQMVDTAGPTGLLPEQYDPISERGLGNHPQAYSHLGLIRCALLLDGQLTGG, from the coding sequence CTGGACTCGATCGACCCGGCCCTGCGGGCCGCCGTAGGGCGTATCGCCCGGGTACCGCAGCTCCTGGTCGCCTGCGACTACGACGGCACCCTGGCGCCGATCGTGGAGGACCCCACCAAGGCCGTTCCGCTGCCCGAGTCGGTGGCCGCCGTACGCGCCCTCGCCGCCCTGCCCCAGACCACCGTCGCGGTGGTCTCCGGCCGGGCGTTGCGCGACCTGGCCACCCTCTCCCGGCTGCCGAGCGAGGTGCACCTGGTCGGCAGCCACGGGTCCGAGTTCGACATCGGCTTCGTCGAACGGCTCTCCCCCGAACTCGTCGAGGTCCGCACCCGGCTGCGCAACGAACTGCGCCAGATCGTCGCCGGCCGGCCCGGGGTCCGGCTGGAGAGCAAGCCGGCCAGCATCGCGGTGCACACCCGCGGCGCCGACCCGCAGATCAGCGCCGAGGTGGTGCAGGCCGTCGAGAGCGGCCCGGCCGCCTGGTCCGACGTCACCGTCACCCGCGGTAAGGAGGTGGTCGAACTCTCGGTGATCCCCACCCACAAGGGGCTCGCCGTCGACCAGCTCCGCACCCAGCTCTCGGCCAGCGCGGTGCTCTTCATCGGCGACGACGTCACCGACGAGAACGCCTTCGGCAACCTCTCCGGGCCGGACGTCGGCATCAAGATCGGCCCCGGCGAGACCAAGGCCGGCTTCCGGGTCGCCGAGCCGATCGAGGCCGCCCGGGTGCTCGGCCTGCTGCTCGACGTCCGCCGCAACTGGCTCTTCGGCGAGCGGGCGGTGCCGATCGAACGGCACTCGATGCTGGCCAACGGGCGTACCGTCGCGCTGGTCACCCCGGAGGGCCGGATCACCTGGCTCTGCCACCCCAAGCCCGACTCGTCGGCGATCTTCGCCGACCTGGTCGGCGGGGCGCCCGCCGGCCACTTCAGCGTCGCCCCCGACCGCGGCGGCCTGCCGCTGGGCCAGCGCTACCGGTCCGGCACGATGACCGTCGAGACCCGCTGGTCCGGGTTGACGGTCACCGACTGGCTGGACCATCCGCTTGTCGACGAGGCGGCGGGGGAGCAGTCCGCCCACTCCGGCGACTCCACCCTGATCCGGGTGCTCACCGGCTCCGGCCGGGTCCGGCTGGACTTCGCGCCGCGGCCCGAGTTCGGTCAGGTCGCCGTCCAGCTCCAGCCGCTCGGCGACGGCCTGCTGGTGCTCGGCTCGAACGAACCGATCGCGCTCTACTCCCCCGGCGTCGAGTGGGAGGTGGTCGCCGACGGCGGCTACGAGGCCGCCCGCGCGGTCGTCGACCTCGCCGCCGCTGGCGGCTCGGTCACCCTGGAGCTGCGGTTCGGCTCGCACAGCCTGGACCACCACCGGGTGCCGGTGCACGACCGGCAGCTCGCCGCCGAACAGCCCTGGCGGGAATGGGTGAACGGGCTCAACCTGCCGATCGCCGCCCGCGACCTGGTGGCCCGTAGCGCGCTCACCCTGCGTGGCCTGGTGCACGAGCCGACCGGCTCGATCCTGGCCGCCGCCACCACCTCGCTGCCGGAGGAGCTGGGCGGGGTCCGCAACTGGGACTACCGCTACTGCTGGCTGCGCGACGCCGCGATGACCGCCCGCGCCCTGGTCGACCTCGGTTCGCTGACCGAGGCCGAGGCGCTGCTGCGCTGGGTGGACGGCTGCGTCGAACGCACCGGCGGACACCCGGAACGGCTGCACCCGCTCTACACCGTGGACGGCTTCGAGCTCGGTGCCGAGGCGGTCATCGACACCCTGCCCGGGTACGCCGGCTCCCGGCCGGTCCGGGTCGGCAACCTCGCCAACCACCAGCTCCAGCTCGACGTCTTCGGGCCGATCGCGGACCTGCTGGCCGCCGTGGTGGACATGCGCGGCTCGGTGCAGGAGACCGAGTGGCGGGTGCTGGAGTCGATGGTCGAGGCGGTCCGCCGCCGCTGGCACGAGCCCGACCACGGCCTCTGGGAGGCCCGGCTGCCACCCCGGCACCACGTCTTCTCCAAGGTGATGTGCTGGCTGACCGTGGACCGGGCGCTGCAGGTGATCGCCCGGCACGGCGGCGGCGAGGAGCGGCCCGAGTGGGTCGGGCTGCGGGACCGGATCGGGCACAACGTCCTGGAGTACGGCTGGCACGCCGGCGCCGGGGCGTACACGGTCGCCTACGGCGACGAGGAGATGGACGCCTCCTCGCTCTGGATCGGCCTCTCCGGGCTGCTGCCGGACGACGACCCGCGCTTCCTGGCCACCGTGCTCAAGGTCGAGGCGGACCTGCGCAGCGGCCCGGTCGTCTACCGGTACCGCTGGGACGACGGCCTGCCCGGCCGGGAGGGCGGCTTCCACATCTGCACGGCCTGGCTGATCGAGGCGTACCTGCGCACCGGGCGGCGGGCCGACGCCGAGGAGCTGTTCCAGCAGATGGTGGACACCGCCGGCCCGACCGGTCTGCTGCCGGAGCAGTACGACCCGATCTCGGAACGCGGGCTGGGCAACCACCCGCAGGCGTACAGCCACCTCGGCCTGATCCGCTGCGCGCTGCTGCTGGACGGCCAGCTCACTGGCGGCTGA
- a CDS encoding trehalose-6-phosphate synthase codes for MTVRSSFVVVANRLPVDEVVTPEGRQWRRSPGGLVTALHPVLVAHEGTWVGWAGGVGAAPDPFELDGIGLHPVPLSAEELERYYEGQSNATIWPLYHDAVETPAYKRRWREAYRLVNARFAEAAADVAAEGATVWVQDYQLQLVPAMLRELRPDLRIGFFLHIPFPPIELFMQMPLRAEVLRGLLGADLVGFQQRLAAQNFVRLARHLLGLRYEGQMIKVDGRNVKAGAFPISIDVAEMERMAKDENVQARAKQIRAELGDPKTVILGVDRLDYTKGIELRLKAFRELLADGKLTVPEAVMVQVATPSRERVEHYQALRVKVEREVGRINGEFGRVGVPAVHYLHQSYSRSELAALYCAADVMMVTPLRDGMNLVAKEYVATRADSGGALVLSEFAGAATELRQAFLCNPHDPDGVKDALLRAVHVDQVEAKRRMRIMQRHLRSHDVDHWARSFLNELGVPETEAA; via the coding sequence GTGACGGTACGCAGCTCGTTCGTGGTCGTAGCGAATCGGCTACCGGTCGATGAGGTGGTCACGCCGGAGGGCCGGCAGTGGCGCCGCAGCCCCGGTGGTCTGGTGACCGCCCTGCATCCGGTGCTGGTGGCGCACGAGGGGACCTGGGTTGGCTGGGCCGGCGGCGTCGGTGCCGCGCCCGACCCCTTCGAACTGGACGGCATCGGACTGCATCCGGTCCCGCTCAGCGCCGAGGAGTTGGAACGGTACTACGAGGGCCAGTCGAACGCCACCATCTGGCCGCTCTACCACGACGCGGTGGAGACGCCCGCCTACAAGCGCCGCTGGCGGGAGGCGTACCGGCTGGTGAACGCCCGGTTCGCGGAGGCCGCGGCGGACGTCGCGGCCGAGGGTGCGACGGTCTGGGTGCAGGACTACCAGCTCCAGCTCGTCCCGGCGATGCTCCGCGAGCTGCGGCCGGACCTGCGGATCGGTTTCTTCCTGCACATCCCGTTCCCGCCGATCGAGCTGTTCATGCAGATGCCGCTGCGGGCCGAGGTGCTGCGCGGGCTGCTCGGGGCGGACCTGGTCGGTTTCCAGCAGCGGCTGGCGGCGCAGAACTTCGTCCGGCTGGCGCGGCACCTGCTCGGGCTCCGCTACGAGGGCCAGATGATCAAGGTGGACGGGCGGAACGTGAAGGCCGGCGCCTTCCCGATCTCGATCGACGTGGCCGAGATGGAGCGGATGGCGAAGGACGAGAACGTCCAGGCCCGCGCCAAACAGATCCGGGCCGAGTTGGGCGACCCGAAGACGGTGATCCTCGGCGTGGACCGGCTCGACTACACCAAGGGGATCGAGCTACGCCTCAAGGCCTTCCGGGAGCTTCTTGCTGACGGAAAGTTGACAGTTCCCGAGGCGGTTATGGTGCAGGTCGCTACGCCGAGTCGCGAGCGGGTGGAGCACTACCAGGCACTTCGAGTCAAGGTCGAACGCGAAGTTGGTCGGATTAATGGTGAATTCGGCCGGGTCGGCGTGCCGGCGGTCCATTACCTGCACCAGTCGTACAGTCGCAGTGAACTGGCCGCGCTCTACTGCGCGGCCGACGTGATGATGGTGACCCCACTGCGAGACGGGATGAACCTGGTGGCCAAGGAGTACGTCGCGACCCGTGCCGACAGCGGCGGGGCGCTCGTACTCAGTGAGTTCGCCGGCGCCGCGACGGAGCTGCGCCAGGCGTTCCTCTGCAACCCGCACGACCCCGACGGGGTCAAGGACGCGCTGCTGCGCGCCGTGCACGTCGACCAGGTGGAGGCCAAGCGCCGCATGCGCATCATGCAGCGGCACCTGCGCTCCCACGACGTGGACCACTGGGCCCGGTCCTTCCTCAACGAGCTTGGCGTCCCCGAAACGGAGGCGGCGTGA
- the ettA gene encoding energy-dependent translational throttle protein EttA, with protein sequence MAQYIYVLERARKAHGDKVVLDNVTLSFLPGAKIGVVGPNGAGKSSLLKIMAGIDRPSNGEARLMPGYTVGLLSQEPPLNDAKTVLGNIEEAVAETKAKLERFNKIAEQMATDYSDELMEEMGRLQEELDHADAWDVDSKLELAMDALRCPPPDADVTQLSGGERRRVALCKLLLEAPDLLLLDEPTNHLDAESVQWLEQHLAKYAGTVMAITHDRYFLDNVAGWILELDRGRAVGYEGNYSTYLEKKAARLAVEGRRDAKMKKRLSEELEWVRSNAKARQTKSKARLDRYEEMATEAEKTRKLDFEEIQIPPGPRLGNTVIEAHGLTKGFGDRVLIDNLSFSLPRNGIVGIIGPNGVGKTTLFKTIVGLEEPTAGSVKVGDTVKLSYVDQNRQGLAGDKTVWEVVSDGLDHLMVGKVEMPSRAYVAAFGFKGPDQQKPTKVLSGGERNRLNLALTLKIGGNVVLLDEPTNDLDVETLSSLENALLEFPGCAVVISHDRMFLDRVATHILAWEGTDEDPANWFWFEGNFEAYEKNKITRLGAEAARPHRVTYRKLTRD encoded by the coding sequence GTGGCCCAGTACATCTACGTCCTGGAAAGGGCGCGCAAGGCGCACGGCGACAAGGTCGTGCTCGACAACGTGACGCTGAGTTTCCTGCCCGGCGCCAAGATCGGCGTGGTCGGCCCGAACGGCGCCGGTAAGTCCAGCCTTCTCAAGATCATGGCCGGCATCGACCGGCCCAGCAACGGCGAGGCCCGGCTGATGCCCGGCTACACCGTCGGCCTGCTCTCCCAGGAGCCGCCGCTCAACGACGCCAAGACGGTGCTGGGCAACATCGAGGAGGCGGTGGCGGAGACCAAGGCCAAGCTGGAGCGGTTCAACAAGATCGCCGAGCAGATGGCCACCGACTACTCCGACGAGCTGATGGAGGAGATGGGCCGGCTGCAGGAGGAGCTGGACCACGCCGACGCCTGGGACGTCGACTCCAAGCTCGAACTCGCGATGGACGCGCTGCGCTGCCCGCCACCGGACGCCGACGTCACCCAGCTCTCCGGTGGTGAGCGCCGCCGGGTGGCGCTGTGCAAGCTGCTGCTGGAGGCGCCCGACCTGCTGCTGCTCGACGAGCCCACCAACCACCTGGACGCCGAGAGCGTGCAGTGGCTCGAACAGCACCTGGCCAAGTACGCCGGCACCGTGATGGCGATCACCCACGACCGCTACTTCCTGGACAACGTGGCCGGCTGGATCCTGGAGCTGGACCGCGGCCGGGCGGTCGGCTACGAGGGCAACTACTCCACCTACCTGGAGAAGAAGGCCGCCCGGCTGGCCGTCGAGGGCCGCCGCGACGCCAAGATGAAGAAGCGCCTCTCCGAGGAGCTGGAGTGGGTCCGCTCGAACGCCAAGGCCCGGCAGACCAAGTCCAAGGCCCGGCTGGACCGGTACGAGGAGATGGCCACCGAGGCGGAGAAGACCCGCAAGCTCGACTTCGAGGAGATCCAGATCCCGCCGGGCCCGCGGCTGGGCAACACGGTGATCGAGGCGCACGGGCTGACCAAGGGCTTCGGCGACCGGGTGCTGATCGACAACCTGAGCTTCTCGCTGCCACGCAACGGCATCGTCGGCATCATCGGCCCCAACGGCGTCGGCAAGACCACCCTGTTCAAGACGATCGTCGGGCTGGAGGAGCCGACCGCCGGCTCGGTCAAGGTCGGCGACACCGTCAAGCTCTCCTACGTCGATCAGAACCGGCAGGGCCTGGCCGGCGACAAGACGGTCTGGGAGGTGGTCTCCGACGGCCTCGACCACCTGATGGTGGGCAAGGTGGAGATGCCCTCCCGGGCGTACGTGGCGGCCTTCGGTTTCAAGGGTCCCGACCAGCAGAAGCCGACGAAGGTGCTCTCCGGTGGCGAGCGCAACCGGCTCAACCTGGCGCTCACCCTCAAGATCGGCGGGAACGTGGTCCTGCTCGACGAGCCGACCAACGACCTGGACGTGGAGACCCTCTCCTCGCTGGAGAACGCACTGCTGGAGTTCCCCGGCTGCGCGGTGGTCATCTCGCACGACCGGATGTTCCTGGACCGGGTGGCGACCCACATCCTGGCCTGGGAGGGCACCGACGAGGACCCGGCCAACTGGTTCTGGTTCGAGGGCAACTTCGAGGCGTACGAGAAGAACAAGATCACCCGGCTCGGCGCGGAGGCGGCCCGTCCGCACCGGGTGACCTACCGCAAGCTCACCCGTGACTAG
- a CDS encoding thioesterase family protein, whose protein sequence is MTSSGQRYVYHCALRWSDLDAYGHLNNARFLTLYEEARVAFMFAGGKAWGVGSFADGVVIARHEVDYLRPVDYAMGRDTAERAPTVRIEMWIEDMRASRFTVGYELFDGPVLASRARSVLVPFDLREQRPRRLADPERDYLRPYLRTE, encoded by the coding sequence GTGACTAGTTCCGGCCAGCGCTACGTCTACCACTGCGCGCTGCGCTGGTCCGACCTGGACGCGTACGGCCACCTCAACAACGCCCGCTTCCTGACCCTCTACGAGGAGGCGCGGGTGGCGTTCATGTTCGCCGGCGGGAAGGCCTGGGGGGTCGGCTCGTTCGCCGACGGCGTGGTGATCGCCCGGCACGAGGTCGACTACCTGCGGCCGGTCGACTACGCCATGGGCCGGGACACCGCCGAGCGGGCGCCGACGGTCCGGATCGAGATGTGGATCGAGGACATGCGCGCCTCCCGGTTCACCGTCGGCTACGAGCTGTTCGACGGTCCGGTGTTGGCCAGCCGGGCCCGCTCGGTGCTCGTCCCCTTCGACCTGCGCGAGCAGCGGCCGCGCCGGCTGGCCGACCCGGAGCGGGACTACCTACGGCCGTACCTGCGTACCGAGTGA
- a CDS encoding YbjN domain-containing protein, whose amino-acid sequence MPWWSWRPGHAGGGEPDTRSRIGVDGAVRVGPPAPREPEHDCAPPGLAGMDQIPPVVAPVTLRRVGEALDLLDVRYLADGEDSLLGMWERHAVLFTLEGPEDEILVIRARPYSTVPPDWADRAYRVVNEWNHTSRFCKAYVGDPTERGQLPIYAELQVPLSAGAHDALLVEMLDCGAAMATSFVDWLHDEGALL is encoded by the coding sequence ATGCCGTGGTGGTCATGGCGCCCCGGTCACGCCGGTGGCGGTGAGCCGGACACTCGAAGCAGGATCGGAGTGGACGGTGCCGTCCGGGTCGGACCACCGGCGCCACGGGAGCCCGAACACGACTGCGCGCCGCCGGGTCTGGCCGGCATGGACCAGATCCCGCCGGTGGTCGCGCCGGTCACCCTGCGACGGGTGGGTGAGGCGCTCGACCTGCTCGACGTCCGGTACCTCGCCGACGGCGAGGACAGCCTGCTGGGGATGTGGGAGCGGCACGCGGTGCTCTTCACCCTGGAGGGGCCGGAGGACGAGATCCTGGTCATCCGGGCCCGGCCGTACTCCACCGTCCCGCCGGACTGGGCCGACCGGGCCTACCGGGTGGTCAACGAGTGGAACCACACGAGCCGGTTCTGCAAGGCGTATGTGGGAGACCCGACCGAACGCGGCCAGTTGCCGATCTACGCCGAGCTGCAGGTCCCGCTCAGCGCCGGGGCGCACGACGCGCTGCTGGTCGAGATGCTCGACTGCGGCGCGGCGATGGCCACCAGCTTCGTGGACTGGCTGCACGACGAGGGCGCGCTGCTCTAG
- a CDS encoding globin, whose product MNPESAADGPPETFFAAIGGEPTFRKLVDEFYAGVADDPLLRPMYPEADLGPAAERLTLFLMQYWGGPNTYSAQRGHPRLRMRHAPFRVGPAERDAWLTHMHRAVRSLDLPPEQEQPLWDYLERAAYFMVNTMDPMPG is encoded by the coding sequence GTGAATCCTGAATCGGCGGCGGACGGGCCGCCGGAGACCTTCTTCGCCGCGATCGGCGGCGAGCCGACCTTCCGCAAGCTGGTCGACGAGTTCTACGCCGGGGTGGCCGACGATCCGCTGCTGCGTCCGATGTACCCCGAGGCTGATCTCGGGCCGGCCGCGGAGCGGCTGACCCTGTTCCTGATGCAGTACTGGGGCGGGCCGAACACCTACTCGGCCCAGCGCGGGCACCCGCGACTGCGGATGCGGCACGCGCCGTTCCGGGTCGGGCCGGCCGAGCGGGATGCCTGGCTGACCCACATGCACCGGGCCGTGCGGAGCCTCGATCTCCCGCCCGAGCAGGAGCAGCCGCTCTGGGACTACCTGGAGCGGGCGGCCTACTTCATGGTCAACACGATGGACCCGATGCCCGGCTAG
- a CDS encoding MFS transporter: protein MSDEQPAPEGPATFREVFAQPEFRALYAASALSWTGDFIAKAAVTVLVYRSTQSVALSAAAFAVSFLPWLVGGPLLATLAERYPYRSVMVVCDLTRMVLVALIALPGLPVELILVLIFTVTLANPPSQAARSALLPLILTGDRLVVGLSVQTSTGQAAQVGGYVAGAAIAAYSPTLALLINSAAFATSAMIIRFGVRHRPAALTAERRSHLLRETAEGFRLVFGTRVLRAIAILVFSAMLFAIVPEGLAAAWAEEHGGDGPGTGLSQAMIMAANPVGFVLGGLTIGRFLRPDQRRAMIRPFAVLAPLALVPTLLDPPPAVVAGLAAVCGFCVAGLLPVANGLFVQALPHGYRARAFGVMATGVQVLQGSAVLATGVLADHYSIPLVVGMWSLAGVFLMLLAVTQWPSSEEFNTVIADAARQAPPPDEPAVDGEVPTSRAATRSGAAGQPQNASGILSGQRGGEREAGRVPVNRPPGDPRRSPDDSAGGPGGPEGHRGPPTSGAEVGRS, encoded by the coding sequence GTGTCCGACGAGCAACCAGCTCCCGAAGGACCAGCTACCTTTCGCGAGGTGTTCGCCCAGCCCGAGTTCCGGGCGCTCTACGCGGCCAGCGCGCTGTCGTGGACGGGCGACTTCATCGCCAAGGCCGCGGTCACGGTGCTGGTGTACCGCTCGACCCAGTCGGTGGCCCTGTCGGCCGCGGCGTTCGCGGTCAGCTTCCTGCCGTGGCTGGTCGGTGGCCCGCTGCTCGCCACGCTCGCCGAGCGGTACCCGTACCGGTCGGTGATGGTCGTCTGCGACCTCACCCGGATGGTCCTCGTCGCGCTCATCGCGCTGCCCGGTCTTCCGGTCGAGCTGATCCTGGTCCTGATCTTCACGGTGACGCTCGCCAATCCGCCCAGTCAGGCCGCCCGGTCCGCCCTGCTGCCGCTGATCCTGACCGGCGACCGGCTGGTGGTCGGGCTGTCGGTGCAGACCAGCACCGGGCAGGCCGCACAGGTCGGCGGGTACGTGGCGGGCGCGGCGATCGCCGCCTACAGCCCGACCCTGGCGCTACTGATCAACTCCGCCGCGTTCGCCACCTCCGCCATGATCATCCGGTTCGGGGTCCGGCACCGGCCGGCGGCGCTGACCGCCGAGCGCCGCAGCCACCTGCTCCGCGAGACCGCCGAGGGGTTCCGCCTGGTCTTCGGCACCCGGGTGCTGCGGGCGATCGCGATCCTGGTCTTCAGCGCCATGCTCTTCGCGATCGTCCCGGAAGGGCTGGCCGCGGCCTGGGCCGAGGAACACGGCGGAGACGGCCCGGGTACGGGTCTCTCGCAGGCCATGATCATGGCAGCCAACCCGGTCGGCTTCGTGCTGGGTGGCCTGACCATCGGCCGGTTCCTCCGCCCCGACCAGCGGCGGGCGATGATCCGCCCGTTCGCCGTCCTGGCCCCACTGGCGCTGGTGCCGACCCTGCTGGATCCGCCGCCGGCCGTGGTGGCGGGGCTGGCCGCCGTCTGCGGCTTCTGCGTGGCGGGGCTGTTGCCGGTCGCCAACGGCCTGTTCGTGCAGGCGCTGCCGCACGGCTACCGGGCCCGGGCGTTCGGCGTGATGGCCACCGGCGTGCAGGTGCTGCAGGGCAGCGCGGTGCTGGCCACCGGCGTGCTGGCCGACCATTACAGCATCCCGCTGGTGGTCGGCATGTGGAGCCTGGCCGGGGTCTTCCTGATGCTCCTGGCGGTCACCCAGTGGCCGAGTTCCGAGGAGTTCAACACCGTCATCGCCGACGCCGCCCGGCAGGCACCGCCGCCGGACGAGCCCGCCGTCGACGGAGAGGTGCCGACCAGCCGGGCGGCGACCCGGTCCGGTGCGGCTGGGCAGCCGCAGAACGCCTCCGGGATCCTGTCCGGCCAGCGCGGCGGCGAGCGGGAGGCCGGCCGGGTGCCGGTCAACCGGCCGCCCGGCGATCCCCGCCGGTCACCCGATGACTCCGCCGGTGGTCCCGGCGGCCCGGAAGGGCACCGCGGGCCGCCCACCTCCGGCGCCGAGGTCGGTCGGAGCTGA